A window of Ranitomeya variabilis isolate aRanVar5 chromosome 2, aRanVar5.hap1, whole genome shotgun sequence contains these coding sequences:
- the LOC143807824 gene encoding uncharacterized protein LOC143807824: protein MEENNKEAEGKFPMQLLGKSNKFPSLSTCPAVDVFVKVMTREVESLSAVPNWISNLDTSERRALRELQTWDDIVIKQADKGGNTVLWPSKMYEKQAHKILNNTSCYKKLCYDPLTEFQHDLVMILESAFNDGIIPKRLVEVVTKLQPRMATFYLLPKLHKNPVDPPGRPIVAGNGSLCEIICMVIDYLKPLVQTLPSFIKDTTMMLKQLDSVQLEKGAVLVTADVEALYSSIRHEDGLRAASHYLGESNLESSLIELILILLKFVLEHNVFIFNKDIFIQKQGTAMGATCAPSYANLFMGYWERLIFQVDDEDSQAIQGWSRYIDDILFIWEDSIERLDAFTIKLNQNQFNINLTYKYGRTVDFLDLKIKTLEDGKIVTDVFRKSTATNTLLHASSAHHRSTINGIPTGQFLRIKRICTTMEDYEKQSSDLARRFHDRGYSNRQIKKGLKKANKTPREELLYGTGRKKESKDNKSELRFITRFNKQWPELTNIMQKHWGILQSDPVLKQLLPKHPLLVARRSKNLKDLLVHSHYSKAGHISTISEVSVATYLLVVFPCRVFLWRCVFVHLKGDIKEKKLKRR, encoded by the exons ATGGAGGAAAATAACAAAGAGGCTGAGGGTAAGTTCCCTATGCAATTGTTGGGAAAATCCAACAAATTCCCCAGCCTTAGTACATGCCCAGCGGTAGATGTTTTTGTTAAAGTTATGACAAGGGAGGTTGAAAGCTTATCGGCTGTTCCTAATTGGATTTCTAATCTTGATACCAGCGAGAGGAGGGCCCTTAGAGAACTGCAGACATGGGATGATATCGTCATTAAACAGGCGGATAAAGGTGGCAATACAGTATTGTGGCCAAGTAAAATGTATGAAAAACAGGCTCACAAGATTCTTAACAATACCAGTTGCTATAAAAAATTATGTTATGACCCATTAACCGAATTTCAGCATGATTTGGTGATGATTCTTGAGTCTGCCTTTAATGACGGTATCATCCCTAAAAGGCTAGTTGAAGTTGTGACTAAATTACAGCCCAGGATGGCAACATTTTACCTGTTGCCTAAACTACACAAAAATCCGGTAGATCCTCCTGGTAGGCCCATAGTGGCAGGGAATGGCAGCCTCTGTGAAATAATCTGTATGGTTATTGATTATCTAAAACCGTTAGTACAGACGCTGCCATCCTTCATTAAAGATACAACTATGATGCTAAAACAGCTAGATTCTGTACAGTTGGAGAAAGGGGCCGTTTTGGTCACGGCGGATGTTGAAGCACTGTATTCTTCCATTAGACACGAAGATGGTTTAAGAGCAGCCTCTCATTATTTGGGAGAAAGTAATCTGGAATCTTCACTTATTGAGCTTATTCTTATTCTCTTGAAATTCGTATTAGAGCATAATGTGTTCATATTCAACAAGGATATTTTCATCCAGAagcagggtactgcgatgggggccacttgtgccccctcgtatgcaaatctgTTTATGGGTTATTGGGAACGCCTAATTTTTCAAGTAGATGATGAAGACAGTCAGGCCATACAAGGGTGGAGTCGTTACATTGACGACATCCTGTTTATCTGGGAAGATTCTATTGAAAGATTAGATGCGTTTACGATCAAACTAAATCAGAACCAGTTTAATATAAATTTAACCTATAAATATGGGAGAACTGTCGATTTTCTAGATCTCAAAATAAAAACTTTAGAAGATGGTAAGATAGTTACAGATGTTTTCAGAAAATCCACAGCTACTAACACCTTATTACACGCTTCTTCTGCCCACCATAGATCTACCATTAACGGAATACCCACAGGGCAATTTCTTAGAATTAAGAGGATTTGTACAACTATGGAGGACTACGAAAAACAATCATCTGACCTTGCCAGAAGGTTTCATGACAGAGGTTATAGTAACCGACAGATCAAAAAGGGACTTAAGAAAGCCAACAAAACCCCTAGAGAAGAACTTTTATATGGCACTGGACGTAAAAAGGAGTCAAAGGATAACAAGAGTGAATTAAGATTTATTACCAGATTTAACAAACAATGGCCGGAATTAACTAATATTATGCAGAAACATTGGGGGATTTTACAATCGGATCCTGTACTAAAGCAGCTGTTACCCAAGCATCCATTATTGGTTGCGAGGAGATCCAAAAATTTGAAGGATTTGCTTGTACATAGCCATTACTCCAAGGCGGGCCATATATCTACAATCTCTGAAG TATCGGTGGCAACTTACCTCCTGGTGGTTTTCCCTTGTCGTGTGTTTCTCTGGAGATGTGTCTTCGTGCATCTGAAGGGGGATATAAAAGAGAAAAAACTAAAGAGAAGATAA